In Candidatus Finniella inopinata, one genomic interval encodes:
- a CDS encoding CatB-related O-acetyltransferase, producing MTLQTPPDPTTLHPIQGVERTCFLKNIITNPQIIVGDYTYYDDPDSVYNFEKNVLYVFEFMKDKLVIGKFCQIATGVRFLMNTGNHVMGGFSTYPFKVFGQAWKDAPLNTAYKGDIVIGNDVWIGNSATILSGVTIGHGAIIGTNALVTKDVAPYTIVGGNPARLIRQRFPQETIDFLVQLAWWDWPIEKITENLQAITMGDLQTLGNF from the coding sequence ATGACTCTCCAAACGCCCCCAGACCCCACCACCCTTCACCCTATTCAAGGCGTCGAACGAACCTGCTTTTTGAAAAACATCATCACCAACCCCCAAATCATCGTGGGCGATTACACGTATTATGACGACCCGGACAGCGTTTATAACTTTGAAAAAAACGTTTTGTACGTGTTCGAATTTATGAAGGACAAGCTTGTTATTGGCAAATTCTGCCAAATCGCCACGGGCGTTCGGTTCCTGATGAATACCGGCAATCATGTTATGGGCGGATTTTCTACGTATCCCTTCAAGGTATTTGGACAAGCCTGGAAAGACGCGCCCCTGAACACAGCTTACAAGGGCGATATTGTGATCGGCAACGATGTCTGGATTGGCAATTCAGCGACCATTCTGTCGGGCGTAACGATCGGCCATGGCGCCATTATTGGAACGAACGCGCTGGTGACGAAAGATGTGGCGCCCTATACGATTGTGGGCGGAAACCCCGCGAGGCTTATTCGGCAAAGATTCCCCCAAGAGACCATCGATTTTTTGGTGCAACTTGCCTGGTGGGACTGGCCCATCGAAAAAATCACCGAAAATTTGCAGGCGATCACGATGGGCGATCTGCAGACCTTGGGGAATTTCTGA